The following coding sequences are from one Eucalyptus grandis isolate ANBG69807.140 chromosome 11, ASM1654582v1, whole genome shotgun sequence window:
- the LOC104425651 gene encoding uncharacterized protein LOC104425651: MAGATGRKISAAAARAHTRKSKPSSFRLPSGIFQKLLLVSSIGILAWAYQAIQPPQTKIPGSPGGPSVTAPRIKLRDGRHLAYKEHGAPKDAAKFKIVYVHCFDSCRHDAVVENIFPQKIIDDLGVYVVSFDRPGYGQSDPDPKRTTKSIALDIEELADQLGLGSKFYVVGYSIGGQIVWSCIKYIPHRLAGAALLAPVINYWWPGFPANMSTEAYNQMPQRNQWALRVAHYASWLTYWWNTQKLFPPSSVVTASPDVYSPSDKKIIAQYIRETPAEVRQQVQFEVRQQGEFESLHRDLMISFGTWEFTPMDLESPFPNNEGTIHVWQGDDDMLVPVTMQRFISQQLPWIQYHELPEYGHAFPYANGMSDVITKVLLLGETAK; this comes from the exons ATGGCGGGAGCGACGGGCAGGAAGATCTCGGCAGCTGCGGCGAGAGCGCACACTCGGAAATCGAAGCCCAGCTCCTTCCGTCTCCCTTCAG GGATCTTCCAGAAACTACTTCTGGTTTCATCCATTGGAATCCTTGCATGGGCTTATCAAGCTATCCAACCTCCTCAAACTAAAATACCTGGCTCTCCTGGTGGGCCTTCTGTTACAGCACCAAGAATAAAGCTTAGAGATGGCAGGCATTTGGCATATAAGGAACATGGTGCTCCAAAAGATGctgcaaaatttaaaattgtttatgtgCATTGTTTTGACTCTTGTAGGCATGATGCTGTtgtcgaaaatatttttcctcag AAAATCATCGATGATCTAGGGGTCTACGTCGTGTCTTTCGATCGACCTGGCTATGGACAGAGTGATCCTGATCCAAAACGAACTACGAAAAGCATTGCTTTAGACATAGAAGAACTTGCTGATCAGCTGGGACTTGGCTCAAAATTCTATGTTGTTGGCTATTCCATTGGTGGCCAGATTGTGTGGAGCTGCATCAAGTACATTCCTCACAG GCTAGCAGGAGCAGCACTACTAGCTCCAGTTATCAACTACTGGTGGCCTGGTTTTCCAGCAAATATGTCTACTGAAGCATATAACCAAATGCCCCAGAGGAATCAGTGGGCACTTCGTGTTGCTCATTATGCTTCCTGGCTTACCTATTGGTGGAACACCCAGAAATTGTTCCCTCCTTCCAGCGTTGTAACTGCTAGTCCTGACGTTTACTCTCCCtcagacaaaaaaattattgcccAATATATAAGAGAAACCCCG gcTGAAGTAAGACAACAGGTACAGTTTGAGGTAAGACAACAAGGAGAGTTTGAGTCCCTCCACCGTGACTTGATGATCTCATTTGGTACCTGGGAATTTACTCCCATGGATCTTGAAAGCCCATTCCCCAACAATGAAGGTACCATCCATGTGTGGCAAGGGGATGATGATATGCTGGTGCCTGTCACGATGCAGCGCTTCATCTCCCAGCAACTCCCATGGATTCAATATCACGAGCTACCCGAATATGGACATGCATTCCCTTATGCTAATGGGATGTCCGATGTTATTACAAAGGTACTTTTACTTGGAGAAACTGCCAAATAG